The nucleotide window GCAGCGTTCCAGCGAGGAGCAGCAGCAGGGCAGGCAATGCTTGCAACTGTTCCATGGTGAAAGGCAGACCCGAGCCGGTCACGGCAACACTGAGCAAGGCCCCAACCACAAGACCGAGGATTAACAACAAGACGCCCCAACCCAAGGAGCTAAGGGGACGGCGTCCACGGCGGATCTGACTAAGGAACAAACCGATCGTTCCCAAAGCGAGAAGCAGCTCGATCGTCTGCGGTGCAAACAGCAACAAGAGCAGAGCAAGAGCTCCTAGGGAGAGGCGGACCAACAGCCCCTGACCTTCAACAAGCGTGAGATCGGGCACCATCGCCGATCCCTTAAAAGAAGGAGCTGGAAGTGAAAGATTGCGAAACCGAGTGAGCAGAGCCGCCGGTCCGTTGGTGGTTTGAACCATCCCTCCCTCGCCCTGCTGACGCTCTACGCGCGAAGCTGTCGCCGCTTCAGCGCTCAGGCGGCCGGACTGACGATCGCGAAGACGATCCATGAGAACGCCGTCATAGGCCGCTTCGACCTTCGCGCGAGCCACTACATCGTCACCGCAGGCCTTGAGAACTCGATCACGGGCGCGTTGCACCTCGTCAAAACTGGCGTCGGACTGAATTTGCAACAGCTGGTAAGGATCCTGTCCATCGGAGTCCTCACCAGGGTTCAGCCCTGCCGCCATCGATGTTCTCTTCTCTTGATGAATGGTATCGAGGATGAAGACCAGATGAGTTGATCAACCGCCATCGACAAACGATTCAGAACAGAGGGGGCCCATGCCGGAAGCCTTGTTGACGTTCGCAACGATGGCGGAAACCGGGAACTTCAGTGCTGAGAAGAAATTGGCGATGCTTGATCAACGGCATCTGCGGCGGCAGGTGATATCCCTCAAGCACCTCCACGCGATCTCTGCAATCACGGAAGCAAACGTAATCCGTTCCTCCGTCATCACAGGGCCGAAGCAGCCAGAGGGTGTCCAAACCACACCGCACAAGAATATGCAGTCTGGCGATTTCAATCTGCTGCCGTGAGGACCATCCGGGGATACGGACAGCCACACCGGACGCAAGTAAAGAGTGGGTTAAGGCTGAATGGAGATGAAAGAGGCTGTGATGCAAACCCTGACCCGACCCCCATCCACTCGTCAGAGCCAGCCATTGGCGTTTGAGTCAGGCACTTGGCCCGAGGCTGCTGCCCACGATGTCAAGACGTGGCTTCAAGCTCTGATCAACGTCTGGTTCAAAGGCTGATCGGCTCGACACCACTCACCACAGGAGCAACCGTGCTGAGCTCGAGAGCAGGATGCTCTTCAGACAACTGATTGAGGTTCCACTGATTCTTGAATAACAACACCGGGCGGTTCCATGCGTCGCGAACGGTCTTGCAGTTGAAAATCCGACCCACCTTCTCTAGCGCTGGCCAACCACCATTCACCCAGCGGGCTACCTGATAACCCAGAGGTTCAAGCCTGGTATCTACGCCATATTCATTCTCTAAACGGTGCTGAACCACCTCAAGCTGTAGTTGACCAACAGCCGCGAGGATCGGATCGCGTTTGCTCTCATCGGTGTCATAGAGAATCTGCACGGCACCCTCCTCGCGCAGCTCATTCACACCTTTGCGGAAATTTTTGAAGGCTGAGGGATTCGGATTGCGGAGCCAACTAAAGATCTCCGGACTGAAACAGGGAATGCCCTCGTACTCAACCTTGGAACCCACATAAAGAGTGTCCCCGATCGAAAACATGCCTGGATTATTGAGACCGATCACATCCCCGGGATAGGCGTCCTCCACCACAGCACGATCCTGACCAAAGAGCTTCTGGGGCCGGGAGAGACGAATGGTTCGGCCTGTTCGCGCGTGGCGGACGGTCATGTCCTTCTCAAACCTGCCGCTGCACACCCGCACGAAAGCCACACGATCGCGATGGCGTGGATCCATGTTGGCCTGAAGCTTGAACACGAAGCCACTGAAATCTGGGCTCAATGGATCAACAGGCCCGTCATGACCGAGTCGAGCCACTGGTTTCTGCGCCATCTCCAGAAAGGCGTTGAGGAAAGGACGCACACCGAAATTGGTCATCGCTGATCCGAAGAACACCGGCGTGAGCTCACCGGCATGCACCAGCTCGAGGTCGAGCTCCGCTCCGGCAGCGTCCAAAAGATCCATCTCCTCAACCGCCTGATCCAGGAGGTCGGACTCCACCAGATCCAGAAGTTCTGGATCATCCAGAGACAGATGACGTTCTTCTGACTGCTTGCCGCGTTCAGCACGACTGAACAACACCACCTCACGGGTCCGCCGGTCGATCACACCTCGAAACTGCTCGCCACTGCCGATTGGCCAGTTGACAGCCCAGGGCGTCAATTCCAGTTCAGCTTCGATTTCATCGAGAAGCGCCAGAGGCTCGCGCCCTGGTCGATCCATTTTGTTGATGAAGGTAAAGATCGGGATCTGCCGCATTCGGCAGACCTCAAAAAGCTTGCGCGTCTGAGGCTCCAATCCCTTGGCCGCATCCTCAAGCATCACGGCATTGTCAGCCGCCGCCAGTGTCCGGTAGGTGTCCTCTGAAAAATCCTGGTGTCCGGGAGTATCGAGCAGGTTGATGGTGTTGCCCGTGTAGTCGAACTGCAGCACCGTTGAAGTGATCGAAATCCCCCGCTGCTTCTCCAACTCCATCCAGTCGGAGGTCACCTTGCGCTGCTCTCCCCGGGCCTTGACGGCTCCAGCCTGCTGGATGGCACCGCCGTACAAGAGCAGTTTTTCTGTGAGGGTGGTCTTGCCCGCGTCTGGATGGGAAATGATCGCAAAATTTCTGCGGCGTGCCACCGCCTCCAACAGTTCGCTGTTGTCTTGTGGACCTGATTCCGTGCTCATGCGCTGGGCTGATCGAGACCAGCCTGACAGCCCGTGATCCAGCCACTGATTTCGAGATAGCGATCCTCAAGTTCTCGAACCTGGAGGTGATCGAGTTGGGCGTCCCGCAGTTGCTCTTTCACCTCCTCGACCGTGAAAGCTGCGTGAAGAGAAGCCCGATAGTCCCTCTGAAGTAACTCCGGAGCATCAGCCGTGTAGCACTCACAGAGCTGATCCAGCTCAGATGAACTGGACGGTCGCCTTAAGTCCCGATGCAGAACCAGACAGTGGCTACCGGCGAGGAGACGAAGGCATCCCCAGAGTTTCTGAGGATCATGTAAGTGATGCAGGAGGCTATTGCTCACAATCAAAGACGCCTGGGATGAGGGCGCATGCCAGGGGAGCGGAGCGACGACGTATTGGAGCCGATCACTGGGGATACTATTTTGCCGGCGGCGGTCCTCCGCCTCAAGGATCATCTGTTCGGCGGCATCCACACCGACAACAGTGCAACGCGGCCAGCGCCGGGCCAGACGTTCACTGATGTTGCCGGGACCGCAACCAAGATCAATCAGGCAGTCGCCATGGGCAGGCCAACGATCAGCGTCCCGCAGCAACTGATCAAGGCGCTCCACCAGCGCCTGGTCAGTTGAAGCAAAATCCGCCGCCGCGTAAGCCTTCACCTGCAGTGGCTCATTCATGAGCTCCGGCTCAGGCGTCCGCTGGATCATCGGGTCGAGTCAGTGGACTTCAATTCCAAAGTCTGACTTCAAAAGGGACGCGCGATGGCCGACGCGCTCAGAAACCGAAAGGATGCATCGATGAGGGTGAATGCAGCCACCGCTACCAAGGCAGACACAACGCCGAGTTGAACACTGCAGGTGGTGCTGGCACACCCTTGCTGGCCCCATCGCTGGCGTTAGGGTGCCAGTAATGATCCCAAGCCCTGTGACCCTGACTCCAACCCGCAGCGTCAGCTCGGACACCAATGCAACGCTGCCTGGGAATGGCGATTTCCCAGCGACCGCCCCCGCCGCCAATCCCGTCTTTTACCGGACCTACAGCCGTCGCAGCAGCGTGGGACGGGAAAGCTGGACGCAGGTCGGCGCACGCAACCTTGGCGGACTGGAGAAGCTCGGCAGCCTCACGTCCGAGGAAATGGAGTTGATGGCTCGGATGCAAGCCGAGAAGAAAGCACTCCCATCCGGACGATGGCTTTGGATCGGTGGCACACCGTGGATCGAGCAGCAGGAAAATTTCTCCGGTGCTTACAACTGCACCTCCACCAACCTTGTGGATTGGGAAGCCTTTGGTCTGATGATGGATCTGGCGATGATGGGCTGTGGTACTGGAGCCATCATTGAGCCCCATCTGATCGAGCGTCTGCCGATGGTCAGTAACCCGATTGAGATCCTTTCGGTGTCTGACATCGGTGTCACCCCCGCTGGAGAGCGTCAAGAGCAGACCAGCCACACCATCAGCAATGACTTGGTCTCCATCAAGGTCGGAGACACCCGACGCGGCTGGGTGGACAGTTACCAACTTCTGCTGGAACTCAGCAGTGATGCTCGGTTTGCTGGCAGAACCGTCAAGGTTGAGGTTGATCTCTCTGATGTCCGCCCGGTCGGCGAAACCCTTAAGGGCTTCGGCGGGATGGCCAATCCAGTGAAGCTCAAAGATCTGTATGGGAGGGTTGCACGTCTTCTCGGCAAAGCGATCGGCCGCAAGCTCACCTCCGTGGAGTGCTGCTTGCTCATCGACGAAGCCGCCGTCACCATCGTGGCGGGCAACATCCGTCGCAGTGCTGGCATGCGCCAGTTCGCCTCTGACGACTCCAGCGCAGCCGGTGCCAAGGACAATCTCTGGCAACAGGATGACGAGGGCAACTGGCGCATCGATCCTGAACGGGATGCTCTGCGCATGGCCAATCACACTCGCGTTTATCACACGCGTCCGACTCGCGACGTGCTCCTTGAAGCTGTCACCCGCCAATTCCACAGTGGTGAGGGTGCCATTCAGTTCGCGCCTGAGGCGATCGCGCGTTCAAACGCCGATCTCCTCAACACACCGGAACTGCGCCGGGAGTTCATCGAGATCTACTGCGATCAAGGCCGGGACGAGGCCGGCCGCTGGCTCGATCTCAACCACGGGCCCATGGATGTGGCCGAACTGGAGCACCGTCTTGGCCGTTACGGCCTCAACCCCTGCGGCGAAATTCTCGGTGCCGATTTCCACTGCAACCTGGCGGAGATCCACCTCAACCAGATCGACCCCAGCGATGACGAGGGCCAACGCGATGCCTTCCGCGCGGGTGCGCTGTCAGTGGCCTGCCTGCTCAACCATCAATTTGAAGTGGAGCGCTACCGCCAGAGTCGTGCCTGGGATCCGATTGTGGGCGTGAGCTTCACCGGCCTGTTCGACTTCTTCGTGCATGCCTTCGGCACCCCCTGGCTGCAGTGGTGGGAAGCCGGACGACCCAACACCGAGGAAGGCCAGGAGTTCAAACGGCGTGAAGCGGAGTACCTGAGCCGCTGGAAAGCCACGGTGAATGAGGCCGTGTGGGAGTACTGCGACCGCCATGGCTTGCGTCGCCCCAACCGTTGCACCACCGTGCAACCCGCAGGCACCAAGAGCCTGCTCACTGGCGCGGCACCAGGCTGGCACCCCCCCAAGGCCCAGCGTTTCATCCGCCGCATCACCTTCCGCAAGAACGACCCCGTTGCCATGGCGTGCATGGACTACGGCTACACCGTTGTGCCATCGCAATCCGACAAGGACGAGCAGGGTCGACTTCTCGATGATCCATTTGATCCGCGCTGCACTGAATGGTTGGTGGAAATCCCCACGGAAGTGAGCTGGGCCAATCTTCCCGGGGCTGATGCCGTGGACATCAACGCGTTCTCGGCAATGGCGCAGTTCGACTTCTACATGCAGGTTCAGACGCATTACACCGCGCACAACACCTCGGCAACCATCGAGTTCCGCGAGCACGAGATTGAAACACTCACCGATGCTCTTCACAAGACCATCGAAAACGGCGACGGCTACATCTCAGCAGCCCTGCTGGCCCGTTTCGACGCTAATGCCACGTTCCCGAGGCTCCCTTTTGAGCCCATTGATGCCGACACCTATGAACGCATGCAGAACGAGGTGATCCAGCGCCGCGTGAGCGCGGACTTCTTCGAAGCCCTCCAGCGTTACGACATGGGAGAGATCAGCGAGGCGGGTCCTGCAGGCTGCGATTCCGATAAATGCCTGCTGCCTCTGGCCAAGCCGAACTCCTGACCACAATGGAGGAGTCCCTGCAGAGGGACTCCTTTAAGATGGGTTTTCAACCTTCAGTGAGGGTTGTGTCAGGAGAGGTGGTCGAGTGGTTGATGGCTCTGGTCTTGAAAACCAGCGATGTGAAAGCATCCGTGGGTTCGAATCCCACCCTCTCCGTTCTTTTTCACAGTAGTTCCAACGCATGACTGTGAACCGCCTGATACTGGCCTTTGGATCCATCATTGGACTGATCGCCATCGTGGCTTGGGTCGGCGAACTGGATGTGGTGTTGTTCGAAGCCGTGCCGAACGAGCAGCCAGCAAACACTCAACAAAAAAACTGAGAATCAGAGCAAAGAGAACATATTTCTCTCGCGATTAATGACGCTTCCAACGCAAACATCCATCGAACCAATCCACCTAAAATACACCTTAAATCACATCAATTTGCATCCAATGTAGATTCATTCAAGCTCCTCCACAGTCACTACAGAACTAACTATTGGTGATCGCCTCTAACTGCCAATTGTGATCGGCGCTTCTTTGTTTTTCCACCACACCCAGTCCCGGATGGGTGGGGTGTTGGCCAGCTGCTCGCGCGTCAGCCCAAGCCCAAGCTTTTGAGACGCACCCAATAAGACATCGAGCATTTCCTCTCCGTTGTTGCAGCGTGCTAAGGCCTCGTTCGTTTTTTTCGCTCCATCAAGAGCCTGAACCAACAGGGTGACCCGACGGGCCACAGGGAGGGAACGAGGATCCATAACCAGCGACGAAAGCCGCTCACCGTAACCACGTCCACTGACAGAAGCAGGCTCAGCGGGCAGAATCTCTAGAGATTGTTCATGGCAATGGCACCTCCGCCGCAACACCACTGGATCATCGGTGATGTGCATGGGTGCCACGAAGCCCTCGTCAGGTTGCTGTCGGTTCTGCCACGCAACGATCACTTGGTGTTCTGCGGTGATGTGATCAACCGAGGTCCAGCCATCGCCGACTGCATGAATTTGGTCTGGGAGCTGGTTTGCGAAGGACGGGCCACATGGTTGCGTGGCAACCATGAGCAGGCCTTGATCTTGGGACTCGAAAGTTCCCCCGCCATCGGCCATCCCGAACTCTTGACGATGGACACCTACCGCCAACTTGGGGACGGTCTCTCGCACCAGTGGCTGCATCGTCTTAAGCAGCTTCCTGATGTGTTTCAAGGCGATGGGTGGGTCGCCACCCACGCAGGATTTGACGACAGTGGTCGCCCCGACCTGAACATCCGTGAACCCTTTTGGGAGCATTACAACGGGCGCTACGGGAAGGTTGTGGTGGGGCACACCCCGCGTCCGACTGTTGAGTTTCAAGGCCAGATCGTGATGATTGACACCGGCGCGGTCTTCGGAG belongs to Synechococcus sp. WH 7805 and includes:
- a CDS encoding peptide chain release factor 3; this translates as MSTESGPQDNSELLEAVARRRNFAIISHPDAGKTTLTEKLLLYGGAIQQAGAVKARGEQRKVTSDWMELEKQRGISITSTVLQFDYTGNTINLLDTPGHQDFSEDTYRTLAAADNAVMLEDAAKGLEPQTRKLFEVCRMRQIPIFTFINKMDRPGREPLALLDEIEAELELTPWAVNWPIGSGEQFRGVIDRRTREVVLFSRAERGKQSEERHLSLDDPELLDLVESDLLDQAVEEMDLLDAAGAELDLELVHAGELTPVFFGSAMTNFGVRPFLNAFLEMAQKPVARLGHDGPVDPLSPDFSGFVFKLQANMDPRHRDRVAFVRVCSGRFEKDMTVRHARTGRTIRLSRPQKLFGQDRAVVEDAYPGDVIGLNNPGMFSIGDTLYVGSKVEYEGIPCFSPEIFSWLRNPNPSAFKNFRKGVNELREEGAVQILYDTDESKRDPILAAVGQLQLEVVQHRLENEYGVDTRLEPLGYQVARWVNGGWPALEKVGRIFNCKTVRDAWNRPVLLFKNQWNLNQLSEEHPALELSTVAPVVSGVEPISL
- a CDS encoding CPP1-like family protein, whose translation is MAAGLNPGEDSDGQDPYQLLQIQSDASFDEVQRARDRVLKACGDDVVARAKVEAAYDGVLMDRLRDRQSGRLSAEAATASRVERQQGEGGMVQTTNGPAALLTRFRNLSLPAPSFKGSAMVPDLTLVEGQGLLVRLSLGALALLLLLFAPQTIELLLALGTIGLFLSQIRRGRRPLSSLGWGVLLLILGLVVGALLSVAVTGSGLPFTMEQLQALPALLLLLAGTLLLA
- the nrdJ gene encoding ribonucleoside-triphosphate reductase, adenosylcobalamin-dependent produces the protein MIPSPVTLTPTRSVSSDTNATLPGNGDFPATAPAANPVFYRTYSRRSSVGRESWTQVGARNLGGLEKLGSLTSEEMELMARMQAEKKALPSGRWLWIGGTPWIEQQENFSGAYNCTSTNLVDWEAFGLMMDLAMMGCGTGAIIEPHLIERLPMVSNPIEILSVSDIGVTPAGERQEQTSHTISNDLVSIKVGDTRRGWVDSYQLLLELSSDARFAGRTVKVEVDLSDVRPVGETLKGFGGMANPVKLKDLYGRVARLLGKAIGRKLTSVECCLLIDEAAVTIVAGNIRRSAGMRQFASDDSSAAGAKDNLWQQDDEGNWRIDPERDALRMANHTRVYHTRPTRDVLLEAVTRQFHSGEGAIQFAPEAIARSNADLLNTPELRREFIEIYCDQGRDEAGRWLDLNHGPMDVAELEHRLGRYGLNPCGEILGADFHCNLAEIHLNQIDPSDDEGQRDAFRAGALSVACLLNHQFEVERYRQSRAWDPIVGVSFTGLFDFFVHAFGTPWLQWWEAGRPNTEEGQEFKRREAEYLSRWKATVNEAVWEYCDRHGLRRPNRCTTVQPAGTKSLLTGAAPGWHPPKAQRFIRRITFRKNDPVAMACMDYGYTVVPSQSDKDEQGRLLDDPFDPRCTEWLVEIPTEVSWANLPGADAVDINAFSAMAQFDFYMQVQTHYTAHNTSATIEFREHEIETLTDALHKTIENGDGYISAALLARFDANATFPRLPFEPIDADTYERMQNEVIQRRVSADFFEALQRYDMGEISEAGPAGCDSDKCLLPLAKPNS
- a CDS encoding class I SAM-dependent methyltransferase, translated to MIQRTPEPELMNEPLQVKAYAAADFASTDQALVERLDQLLRDADRWPAHGDCLIDLGCGPGNISERLARRWPRCTVVGVDAAEQMILEAEDRRRQNSIPSDRLQYVVAPLPWHAPSSQASLIVSNSLLHHLHDPQKLWGCLRLLAGSHCLVLHRDLRRPSSSSELDQLCECYTADAPELLQRDYRASLHAAFTVEEVKEQLRDAQLDHLQVRELEDRYLEISGWITGCQAGLDQPSA
- a CDS encoding metallophosphoesterase, whose translation is MAPPPQHHWIIGDVHGCHEALVRLLSVLPRNDHLVFCGDVINRGPAIADCMNLVWELVCEGRATWLRGNHEQALILGLESSPAIGHPELLTMDTYRQLGDGLSHQWLHRLKQLPDVFQGDGWVATHAGFDDSGRPDLNIREPFWEHYNGRYGKVVVGHTPRPTVEFQGQIVMIDTGAVFGGLLTAYCPETESVVQVHGPRAVSVSPAHQQELATGLPC